In one window of Opitutus sp. GAS368 DNA:
- a CDS encoding DNA-directed RNA polymerase subunit omega codes for MRDEYLYAAAKVINDPYILVNVVSRRVKQLRRGSRPLVESLEKLAPEDVALREIIEGRISYELGPIGSK; via the coding sequence ATGAGAGACGAATACCTGTATGCGGCCGCCAAGGTCATCAACGATCCCTACATTTTGGTGAATGTGGTGTCCCGCCGCGTGAAGCAGCTTCGCCGGGGCAGCCGCCCGCTGGTGGAATCGCTTGAGAAACTCGCACCCGAGGATGTCGCCCTGCGCGAGATCATCGAGGGCCGGATCAGCTACGAACTCGGGCCGATCGGCTCGAAGTAA
- a CDS encoding tetratricopeptide repeat protein, translated as MMQSILSDWSLFGIVAKFLWLIQLALVVHVFKTGRPYWWFWILLAAPVIGGLAYILIELLPATSVGSGDFTLWKPRAWRIRDLRAELEESDTVKLRLQLATELLAAGEAAEACAVAEECLRGAFRDDPHTLANVARYQLEAGKFTEALAALDQVKVEADRMLGNEVTFLRGWALVQAGRHAEAQPILRGIESVLLGEQPRYFLAVSLQQSGQTAEARTLWEDIRKRFRRAGRGWRRAEQRWFKLSGERLKETAN; from the coding sequence ATGATGCAGTCCATCCTGTCCGATTGGTCGCTCTTCGGCATCGTCGCCAAGTTCCTCTGGCTGATCCAGCTCGCGCTGGTTGTCCACGTGTTCAAGACCGGCCGCCCCTATTGGTGGTTCTGGATCCTGCTCGCCGCCCCGGTAATCGGTGGCCTCGCCTACATCCTCATCGAGCTCCTGCCCGCGACGTCGGTCGGCAGCGGCGACTTCACGCTCTGGAAGCCCCGCGCCTGGCGCATCCGCGACCTGCGGGCCGAGTTAGAGGAGTCCGACACCGTCAAGCTGCGCCTGCAACTCGCCACCGAGCTGCTCGCCGCCGGCGAAGCCGCCGAGGCCTGCGCCGTCGCCGAGGAGTGCCTGCGCGGTGCGTTCCGCGACGACCCGCACACGCTGGCCAACGTGGCCCGCTACCAGCTCGAGGCGGGCAAGTTCACCGAGGCGCTCGCCGCGCTCGACCAGGTCAAGGTCGAGGCGGACCGCATGCTCGGCAACGAGGTGACCTTCCTGCGCGGCTGGGCCCTCGTCCAGGCCGGCCGCCACGCCGAGGCCCAGCCCATCCTGCGGGGCATCGAGTCCGTCCTGCTGGGTGAACAGCCCCGTTACTTTCTTGCCGTGTCGTTGCAGCAGTCGGGCCAGACCGCCGAAGCCCGCACCCTCTGGGAGGATATCCGCAAACGCTTCCGCCGCGCTGGCCGCGGCTGGCGGCGCGCCGAGCAGCGCTGGTTCAAACTCTCCGGCGAGCGCCTGAAGGAAACCGCCAACTGA
- a CDS encoding type II toxin-antitoxin system HicB family antitoxin produces the protein MAVGRRVFAEVHFNGNPVEGCDGWHEGGPAKCRRMPHPLSMPCSHASPPDPWGFTRQRRVDRISIQDRLLAMRQVVIYPGEDDQWVAVCTSLPGCISQGRTKDEAVTNTREAVVAFIEALVEDKLPVPPEKSETHVVVV, from the coding sequence CGGGTGTTCGCGGAAGTTCACTTTAACGGCAATCCCGTTGAAGGATGCGATGGTTGGCATGAAGGCGGCCCGGCAAAATGCAGAAGAATGCCCCACCCGCTGTCAATGCCTTGCAGCCACGCTTCTCCACCTGATCCCTGGGGATTCACCCGTCAGCGTCGCGTTGACAGAATCTCCATCCAAGACAGGCTCCTGGCCATGCGACAGGTCGTGATTTACCCGGGCGAAGACGACCAGTGGGTGGCCGTGTGTACCAGCCTGCCTGGCTGTATCTCACAGGGTCGCACCAAGGACGAAGCAGTGACTAACACCCGCGAGGCAGTGGTCGCCTTCATCGAGGCCTTGGTGGAGGACAAGCTTCCGGTTCCGCCCGAAAAATCCGAGACCCACGTCGTGGTGGTATGA